The Skermanella pratensis genome has a window encoding:
- the cysE gene encoding serine O-acetyltransferase, translated as MSGIIEASPPSSGAPSADSASPPERSIWRLLCEDVECVADRDPAARNTFDVLTCYPGIHAIIAHRIANALWRRRVRWPARFISYVARMVTNIDIHPGATIGRRFFIDHGAGVVIGETAEVGDDVTLYHGVTLGGTSWNKGKRHPTLEDGVMCGAGAKILGPITIGRNGRVGANSVVTKDVPAEMTVVGIPGRIVKPIGRRMADHGIDLDHHLMPDPVGRALACLIEHINKIENRLDEHTAADVVGELSQAMEGIVCARCGNSCDQPGCELPGCEH; from the coding sequence ATGTCCGGAATCATCGAAGCATCCCCCCCGTCCAGCGGGGCGCCATCCGCGGACTCCGCGTCGCCGCCGGAACGGAGCATCTGGCGCCTGCTGTGCGAGGACGTGGAATGCGTCGCCGACCGCGACCCGGCGGCGCGCAACACCTTCGACGTCCTGACCTGCTATCCCGGCATCCACGCCATCATCGCGCACCGCATCGCCAATGCGCTGTGGCGCCGCAGAGTCCGCTGGCCGGCGCGCTTCATCAGCTACGTGGCGCGCATGGTCACCAACATCGACATCCATCCCGGCGCCACCATCGGCCGACGCTTCTTCATCGACCACGGCGCCGGCGTGGTGATCGGCGAGACCGCGGAGGTCGGCGACGACGTCACCCTCTACCATGGCGTCACCCTGGGCGGCACCAGCTGGAACAAGGGCAAGCGCCATCCGACGCTGGAGGACGGCGTGATGTGCGGGGCGGGGGCCAAGATCCTGGGGCCGATCACCATCGGCCGCAACGGCAGGGTCGGCGCCAACTCGGTCGTGACCAAGGACGTCCCGGCGGAGATGACGGTCGTCGGAATCCCCGGACGCATCGTCAAGCCGATCGGGCGGCGTATGGCCGACCACGGCATCGACCTCGACCACCACCTGATGCCCGACCCGGTCGGCCGGGCGCTCGCCTGCCTGATCGAGCATATCAACAAGATCGAGAACCGCCTGGACGAGCACACCGCCGCCGACGTCGTCGGCGAGCTGAGCCAGGCCATGGAAGGCATCGTCTGCGCGCGGTGCGGCAACAGTTGCGACCAGCCCGGCTGCGAGCTGCCGGGATGCGAACATTGA